A genomic window from Silene latifolia isolate original U9 population chromosome Y, ASM4854445v1, whole genome shotgun sequence includes:
- the LOC141630139 gene encoding uncharacterized protein LOC141630139: MEKNFSLYDVQDRDKVKLASHFLVKEADRWWTITGPSVTQDPTFDWNRFKTLVETRFYPKELKQQKLKEFIDFKQGGLSVQAFTNKFNDLAHFAPKFVKDEDERVYFYQSKLNPKLESMVRRDSTTFVAVYDDALWAENSLKAIDNDAKTRSHSTSYRPNFHGKRPFVPSPSQNNPNKRFVPRAQEPRVQEPRRQEPSGQVS; the protein is encoded by the coding sequence ATGGAGAAGAATTTCTCTCTTTATGATGTTCAAGATCGAGACAAAGTGAAGCTTGCCTCTCATTTCCTTGTGAAGgaggccgataggtggtggactattACCGGACCTTCCGTCACTCAAGACCCCACCTTTGATTGGAACCGTTTCAAGACTCTTGTGGAAACTCGTTTCTACCCTAAGGAACTCAAGCAACAAAAATTGAAGGAGTTCATTGATTTCAAGCAAGGAGGCCTATCCGTTCAagctttcaccaacaaattcAATGATCTTGCTCACTTTGCCCCAAAGTTTGTGAAAGATGAAGATGAACGTGTCTACTTCTACCAAAGCAAGTTGAATCCCAAGTTGGAAAGTATGGTGAGAAGAGACTCCACAACCTTTGTGGCGGTctatgatgatgctctttgggccgaAAATTCCTTGAAGGCTATTGATAATGATGCCAAGACTCGTTCCCACTCTACTTCTTACCGTCccaactttcatggcaagagacccttTGTGCCTTCTCCTTCACAAAACAATCCTAACAAGAGGTTTGTACCAAGAGCACAAGAACCAAGAGTGCAAGAACCAAGGAGGCAAGAGCCTAGTGGGCAAGTTTCCTAA